A genomic window from Salvia miltiorrhiza cultivar Shanhuang (shh) chromosome 5, IMPLAD_Smil_shh, whole genome shotgun sequence includes:
- the LOC130985566 gene encoding mediator of RNA polymerase II transcription subunit 16 isoform X1 yields the protein MNNITNTTNSKQPPPDPLPPSAPTAAKESELEPSSPGSASSDKADDAAAGEEDVVMTDKDSAAAAAANSTEDSMDEDSGTPATVFHIKLKQPKSNLLHKMSVPELCRTFSAVAWCGKLNCIACASETCARIPSSTANPPFWIPIHIVIPERPTECTVFNVIADSPRDSVQFIEWSPTSCPRALLIANFHGRITIWTQPSQGPANLVKEASCWQLEYEWRQDIAVVTKWLSGASPYRRLSARSSGSTKSTFEEKFLSQQPHAPAGWPNFLCVCSVFSSGSVQLHWSQWPPNQSGAPSKWFCTSKGLLGAGPSGIMAADAIVTDSGALHVAGVPIVNPSTVVVWEVTPGPGNGFQVIPKTSVNNEVPPSLNPPSWDGFAPLAAYLFSWQEYLLLEAKQGVKKTEQDYSDMVILHCSPVSNFSAYVSPEAAAQSAATTTWGSGVTAVAFDPTRGGSVISVVIVEGQYMSPYDPDEGPSVTGWRVQRWESSVENVVIHQIFGNPSSNFGGQAPKQTVWVSKVNKCIPAPSEFKCPGGVAIPPIRGGTLESGVEKRVSFDPFDLPSDIRTLARIVYSAHGGEIAVSFLQGGVHVFSGANFAVVDSYQINVGSAIAAPAFSSTSCCSASVWHDGSKDCTILKIIRVLPPVPSSQAKANSAMWERAIAERFWWSLLVGVDWWDAVGCTQSAAEDGIVSLNSVIAVLDADFHSLPSTQHRQQYGPSLDRIKCRLLEGTSAQEVRAMVLDMQARLLLDMLGKGIESALINPSALVQEPWQASGETLSSIDADAMAVDPALVLSIQAYVDAVLDLASHFITRLRRYASFCRTLASHAATSGTGGSRNLVTSPTQSTSAPATTQAPQGGTTSSTGSTQMQAWVQGAIAKISSTNDTVPSAAPNPITGPSTFMPISINTGTFPGTPAVRLIGDCHFLHRLCQLLLFCFFFRRTQLPRFIGAAQRNNDSSVQKPQIGMLSKSEETNSITAKPASAAIRSEETQPRTGQVGNGAKAPEEGPTSRSRLGSGNAGQGYTFEEVKVLFLILMDLCRRTSGLQHQLPLSQVGSSNIQVRLHYIDGNYTVLPEVVEASLGPHMQNMPRPRGADAAGLLLRELELHPPAEEWHKRNMFGGPWSDRVGTSLSDEGTKYKSSVNLADPSSSDNVDAYNGTHTLWPRKRRMSERDAAFGLNTSVGLGAYYGIMGSRRDVVTAVWKTGLEGTWYKCIRCLRQTCAFASPGSATPSNQNEKETWWISRWSYGCPMCGGTWVRVV from the exons TGCTGTTGCTTGGTGTGGGAAGTTGAATTGCATTGCCTGTGCATCAGAAACCTGTGCAAGAATTCCGAG TTCAACTGCCAATCCTCCATTTTGGATCCCTATACATATAGTCATACCAGAGCGACCTACTGAATGTACAGTTTTTAATGTCATTGCAG ATTCGCCTCGGGACTCTGTTCAATTCATTGAGTGGTCGCCTACTTCATGTCCCCGTGCACTGCTCATAGCTAATTTCCATGGCCGGATAACCATTTGGACTCAGCCTTCCCAG GGACCTGCAAATCTTGTAAAAGAAGCTAGTTGCTGGCAGCTGGAATATGAGTGGCGCCAGGATATTGCAGTTGTTACGAAGTGGCTCTCAGGAGCTTCTCCT TATAGGAGGCTCTCAGCTAGATCCAGTGGTTCCACAAAGTCTACATTTGAGGAGAAATTCCTTTCGCAGCAACCACATGCTCCAG CTGGTTGGCCAAATTTTCTTTGTGTTTGCTCTGTTTTCTCTTCGGGCTCTGTTCAGCTACATTGGTCCCAATGGCCACCCAATCAGAGTGGTGCTCCTTCCAAGTGGTTTTGCACCAGTAAAGGGCTTTTGGGAGCTGGACCTAGTGGAATCATGGCTGCTGATGCTATTGTTACAGACTCTGGAGCATTGCATGTGGCTGGTGTTCCCATAGTAAACCCGTCAACTGTTGTTGTATGGGAAGTTACACCCGGCCCTGGAAATGGTTTCCAAGTCATCCCAAAAACAAGCGTGAACAATGAAGTCCCCCCCTCACTTAATCCTCCTTCTTGGGATGGTTTTGCACCACTGGCTGCATATCTGTTTAGCTGGCAGGAATATTTGTTATTAGAAGCAAAACAAGGCGTGAAAAAGACAGAACAGGATTACAGTGATATGGTAATACTTCATTGTTCTCCCGTTTCCAACTTCTCAGCATATGTAAGTCCTGAGGCTGCTGCTCAATCGGCAGCTACAACAACTTGGGGTTCTGGTGTCACTGCTGTTGCCTTTGATCCAACACGTGGTGGTTCCGTAATCTCTGTTGTGATAGTTGAAG GACAGTACATGTCCCCCTACGACCCTGATGAAGGTCCTTCAGTCACTGGCTGGAGAGTTCAACGTTGGGAATCATCTGTTGAGAATGTTGTGATCCATCAGATATTTGGGAATCCTAGCTCCAATTTTGGTGGCCAGGCACCTAAGCAAACAGTTTGGGTGAGTAAAGTGAATAAATGCATTCCAGCACCTAGTGAATTTAAATGTCCCGGAGGAGTGGCCATACCACCAATCCGTGGTGGAACTCTTGAATCTGGTGTTGAGAAAAGAGTCAGTTTTGATCCTTTTGATCTGCCTAGTGATATAAGAACACTTGCTCGGATAGTGTACTCTGCTCATGGCGGTGAGATTGCTGTTTCTTTTCTTCAAGGTGGGGTTCATGTTTTCTCTGGTGCAAACTTCGCAGTTGTTGATAGCTACCAGATTAATGTTGGCTCTGCCATTGCTGCTCCTGCATTCTCTTCTACCAGTTGCTGTTCAGCATCTGTTTGGCATGATGGTAGCAAGGATTGTACTATATTGAAAATTATACGGGTCCTTCCTCCTGTTCCTAGTAGTCAAGCAAAAGCAAACTCTGCAATGTGGGAGCGAGCTATTGCTGAGAG GTTTTGGTGGAGTCTTTTGGTCGGAGTTGATTGGTGGGATGCAGTTGGCTGTACACAAAGTGCTGCAGAGGATGGCATTG TATCGCTGAACAGTGTCATTGCTGTACTGGATGCTGATTTCCACTCCCTTCCTTCAACTCAACACAGGCAGCAGTATGGACCT AGTTTGGACAGAATAAAGTGTAGGCTGCTTGAAGGTACGAGTGCTCAAGAGGTTAGAGCCATGGTCCTTGACATGCAAGCAAGGTTGTTGCTGGACATGCTCGGTAAAGGAATTGAATCAGCTTTAATAAATCCTTCAGCTTTAGTGCAAGAACCTTGGCAAGCATCTGGTGAGACATTATCTAGTATTGATGCTGACGCAATGGCTGTTGATCCAGCACTTGTTCTCAGTATTCAG GCTTATGTTGATGCGGTCCTTGATCTGGCTTCACACTTCATTACACGTTTGCGACGTTACGCAAGCTTCTGTCGTACACTGGCAAGTCATGCTGCTACCTCAGGTACAGGAGGAAGTCGTAATTTGGTGACAAGCCCTACCCAAAGTACTTCTGCTCCTGCAACAACTCAGG CTCCACAAGGTGGAACCACAAGCTCCACAGGTAGTACTCAGATGCAAGCCTGGGTACAAGGCGCTATTGCAAAGATCAGTAGTACGAATGATACTGTTCCAAGCGCAGCTCCAAACCCCATAACTGGCCCTTCAACCTTTATGCCGATAAGTATCAATACGGGAACATTTCCAGGAACTCCAGCTGTCAGGCTCATTGGAGACTGCCATTTCCTTCACCGATTATGCCAACTTCTgctattttgttttttctttcgaCGAACACAACTTCCCCGCTTTATTGGAGCTGCGCAAAGAAATAACGATTCATCGGTCCAAAAGCCTCAGATTGGTATGTTGAGCAAATCAGAAGAAACCAACTCAATAACTGCAAAACCTGCATCAGCTGCTATCAGATCGGAAGAAACACAGCCAAGAACTGGACAGGTAGGAAATGGTGCGAAGGCACCTGAAGAAGGTCCGACTAGccggtcaagattaggttccggTAATGCTGGTCAAGGATATACATTTGAGGAG GTAAAAGTCCTTTTTCTTATTCTTATGGATCTCTGTCGAAGGACATCAGGGTTGCAACATCAACTGCCTCTTTCACAGGTTGGGAGCAGCAACATCCAGGTCCGCCTTCACTACATTGATGGAAACTATACAGTTTTACCAGAGGTTGTTGAAGCATCACTTGGCCCTCATATGCAG AATATGCCCCGGCCTAGAGGTGCAGATGCTGCAGGTCTTCTTCTTCGTGAGTTGGAACTCCATCCTCCGGCTGAAGAATGGCACAAGAGGAATATGTTTGGAGGACCCTGGTCAGACCGAGTTGGTACGAGTCTATCAGATGAGGGTACTAAATATAAGAGCTCAGTGAATTTGGCTGACCCAAGTTCATCTGATAATGTTGATGCTTACAATGGAACTCACACCCTGTGGCCAAGAAAGCGTAGGATGTCCGAACGAGATGCAGCTTTTGGATTGAATACCTCCGTGGGCCTGGGCGCCTACTACGGTATCATGGGATCCCGAAGAGATGTTGTAACAGCCGTCTGGAAAACAGGGCTTGAAGGAACTTGGTACAAG TGCATAAGATGCTTGCGGCAAACGTGTGCTTTTGCTTCACCTGGTTCTGCTACTCCCTCCAATCAGAACGAGAAAGAAACATGGTGGATCAGCCGCTGGTCGTATGGGTGCC
- the LOC130985566 gene encoding mediator of RNA polymerase II transcription subunit 16 isoform X2, whose translation MDCAVAWCGKLNCIACASETCARIPSSTANPPFWIPIHIVIPERPTECTVFNVIADSPRDSVQFIEWSPTSCPRALLIANFHGRITIWTQPSQGPANLVKEASCWQLEYEWRQDIAVVTKWLSGASPYRRLSARSSGSTKSTFEEKFLSQQPHAPAGWPNFLCVCSVFSSGSVQLHWSQWPPNQSGAPSKWFCTSKGLLGAGPSGIMAADAIVTDSGALHVAGVPIVNPSTVVVWEVTPGPGNGFQVIPKTSVNNEVPPSLNPPSWDGFAPLAAYLFSWQEYLLLEAKQGVKKTEQDYSDMVILHCSPVSNFSAYVSPEAAAQSAATTTWGSGVTAVAFDPTRGGSVISVVIVEGQYMSPYDPDEGPSVTGWRVQRWESSVENVVIHQIFGNPSSNFGGQAPKQTVWVSKVNKCIPAPSEFKCPGGVAIPPIRGGTLESGVEKRVSFDPFDLPSDIRTLARIVYSAHGGEIAVSFLQGGVHVFSGANFAVVDSYQINVGSAIAAPAFSSTSCCSASVWHDGSKDCTILKIIRVLPPVPSSQAKANSAMWERAIAERFWWSLLVGVDWWDAVGCTQSAAEDGIVSLNSVIAVLDADFHSLPSTQHRQQYGPSLDRIKCRLLEGTSAQEVRAMVLDMQARLLLDMLGKGIESALINPSALVQEPWQASGETLSSIDADAMAVDPALVLSIQAYVDAVLDLASHFITRLRRYASFCRTLASHAATSGTGGSRNLVTSPTQSTSAPATTQAPQGGTTSSTGSTQMQAWVQGAIAKISSTNDTVPSAAPNPITGPSTFMPISINTGTFPGTPAVRLIGDCHFLHRLCQLLLFCFFFRRTQLPRFIGAAQRNNDSSVQKPQIGMLSKSEETNSITAKPASAAIRSEETQPRTGQVGNGAKAPEEGPTSRSRLGSGNAGQGYTFEEVKVLFLILMDLCRRTSGLQHQLPLSQVGSSNIQVRLHYIDGNYTVLPEVVEASLGPHMQNMPRPRGADAAGLLLRELELHPPAEEWHKRNMFGGPWSDRVGTSLSDEGTKYKSSVNLADPSSSDNVDAYNGTHTLWPRKRRMSERDAAFGLNTSVGLGAYYGIMGSRRDVVTAVWKTGLEGTWYKCIRCLRQTCAFASPGSATPSNQNEKETWWISRWSYGCPMCGGTWVRVV comes from the exons TGCTGTTGCTTGGTGTGGGAAGTTGAATTGCATTGCCTGTGCATCAGAAACCTGTGCAAGAATTCCGAG TTCAACTGCCAATCCTCCATTTTGGATCCCTATACATATAGTCATACCAGAGCGACCTACTGAATGTACAGTTTTTAATGTCATTGCAG ATTCGCCTCGGGACTCTGTTCAATTCATTGAGTGGTCGCCTACTTCATGTCCCCGTGCACTGCTCATAGCTAATTTCCATGGCCGGATAACCATTTGGACTCAGCCTTCCCAG GGACCTGCAAATCTTGTAAAAGAAGCTAGTTGCTGGCAGCTGGAATATGAGTGGCGCCAGGATATTGCAGTTGTTACGAAGTGGCTCTCAGGAGCTTCTCCT TATAGGAGGCTCTCAGCTAGATCCAGTGGTTCCACAAAGTCTACATTTGAGGAGAAATTCCTTTCGCAGCAACCACATGCTCCAG CTGGTTGGCCAAATTTTCTTTGTGTTTGCTCTGTTTTCTCTTCGGGCTCTGTTCAGCTACATTGGTCCCAATGGCCACCCAATCAGAGTGGTGCTCCTTCCAAGTGGTTTTGCACCAGTAAAGGGCTTTTGGGAGCTGGACCTAGTGGAATCATGGCTGCTGATGCTATTGTTACAGACTCTGGAGCATTGCATGTGGCTGGTGTTCCCATAGTAAACCCGTCAACTGTTGTTGTATGGGAAGTTACACCCGGCCCTGGAAATGGTTTCCAAGTCATCCCAAAAACAAGCGTGAACAATGAAGTCCCCCCCTCACTTAATCCTCCTTCTTGGGATGGTTTTGCACCACTGGCTGCATATCTGTTTAGCTGGCAGGAATATTTGTTATTAGAAGCAAAACAAGGCGTGAAAAAGACAGAACAGGATTACAGTGATATGGTAATACTTCATTGTTCTCCCGTTTCCAACTTCTCAGCATATGTAAGTCCTGAGGCTGCTGCTCAATCGGCAGCTACAACAACTTGGGGTTCTGGTGTCACTGCTGTTGCCTTTGATCCAACACGTGGTGGTTCCGTAATCTCTGTTGTGATAGTTGAAG GACAGTACATGTCCCCCTACGACCCTGATGAAGGTCCTTCAGTCACTGGCTGGAGAGTTCAACGTTGGGAATCATCTGTTGAGAATGTTGTGATCCATCAGATATTTGGGAATCCTAGCTCCAATTTTGGTGGCCAGGCACCTAAGCAAACAGTTTGGGTGAGTAAAGTGAATAAATGCATTCCAGCACCTAGTGAATTTAAATGTCCCGGAGGAGTGGCCATACCACCAATCCGTGGTGGAACTCTTGAATCTGGTGTTGAGAAAAGAGTCAGTTTTGATCCTTTTGATCTGCCTAGTGATATAAGAACACTTGCTCGGATAGTGTACTCTGCTCATGGCGGTGAGATTGCTGTTTCTTTTCTTCAAGGTGGGGTTCATGTTTTCTCTGGTGCAAACTTCGCAGTTGTTGATAGCTACCAGATTAATGTTGGCTCTGCCATTGCTGCTCCTGCATTCTCTTCTACCAGTTGCTGTTCAGCATCTGTTTGGCATGATGGTAGCAAGGATTGTACTATATTGAAAATTATACGGGTCCTTCCTCCTGTTCCTAGTAGTCAAGCAAAAGCAAACTCTGCAATGTGGGAGCGAGCTATTGCTGAGAG GTTTTGGTGGAGTCTTTTGGTCGGAGTTGATTGGTGGGATGCAGTTGGCTGTACACAAAGTGCTGCAGAGGATGGCATTG TATCGCTGAACAGTGTCATTGCTGTACTGGATGCTGATTTCCACTCCCTTCCTTCAACTCAACACAGGCAGCAGTATGGACCT AGTTTGGACAGAATAAAGTGTAGGCTGCTTGAAGGTACGAGTGCTCAAGAGGTTAGAGCCATGGTCCTTGACATGCAAGCAAGGTTGTTGCTGGACATGCTCGGTAAAGGAATTGAATCAGCTTTAATAAATCCTTCAGCTTTAGTGCAAGAACCTTGGCAAGCATCTGGTGAGACATTATCTAGTATTGATGCTGACGCAATGGCTGTTGATCCAGCACTTGTTCTCAGTATTCAG GCTTATGTTGATGCGGTCCTTGATCTGGCTTCACACTTCATTACACGTTTGCGACGTTACGCAAGCTTCTGTCGTACACTGGCAAGTCATGCTGCTACCTCAGGTACAGGAGGAAGTCGTAATTTGGTGACAAGCCCTACCCAAAGTACTTCTGCTCCTGCAACAACTCAGG CTCCACAAGGTGGAACCACAAGCTCCACAGGTAGTACTCAGATGCAAGCCTGGGTACAAGGCGCTATTGCAAAGATCAGTAGTACGAATGATACTGTTCCAAGCGCAGCTCCAAACCCCATAACTGGCCCTTCAACCTTTATGCCGATAAGTATCAATACGGGAACATTTCCAGGAACTCCAGCTGTCAGGCTCATTGGAGACTGCCATTTCCTTCACCGATTATGCCAACTTCTgctattttgttttttctttcgaCGAACACAACTTCCCCGCTTTATTGGAGCTGCGCAAAGAAATAACGATTCATCGGTCCAAAAGCCTCAGATTGGTATGTTGAGCAAATCAGAAGAAACCAACTCAATAACTGCAAAACCTGCATCAGCTGCTATCAGATCGGAAGAAACACAGCCAAGAACTGGACAGGTAGGAAATGGTGCGAAGGCACCTGAAGAAGGTCCGACTAGccggtcaagattaggttccggTAATGCTGGTCAAGGATATACATTTGAGGAG GTAAAAGTCCTTTTTCTTATTCTTATGGATCTCTGTCGAAGGACATCAGGGTTGCAACATCAACTGCCTCTTTCACAGGTTGGGAGCAGCAACATCCAGGTCCGCCTTCACTACATTGATGGAAACTATACAGTTTTACCAGAGGTTGTTGAAGCATCACTTGGCCCTCATATGCAG AATATGCCCCGGCCTAGAGGTGCAGATGCTGCAGGTCTTCTTCTTCGTGAGTTGGAACTCCATCCTCCGGCTGAAGAATGGCACAAGAGGAATATGTTTGGAGGACCCTGGTCAGACCGAGTTGGTACGAGTCTATCAGATGAGGGTACTAAATATAAGAGCTCAGTGAATTTGGCTGACCCAAGTTCATCTGATAATGTTGATGCTTACAATGGAACTCACACCCTGTGGCCAAGAAAGCGTAGGATGTCCGAACGAGATGCAGCTTTTGGATTGAATACCTCCGTGGGCCTGGGCGCCTACTACGGTATCATGGGATCCCGAAGAGATGTTGTAACAGCCGTCTGGAAAACAGGGCTTGAAGGAACTTGGTACAAG TGCATAAGATGCTTGCGGCAAACGTGTGCTTTTGCTTCACCTGGTTCTGCTACTCCCTCCAATCAGAACGAGAAAGAAACATGGTGGATCAGCCGCTGGTCGTATGGGTGCC
- the LOC130985566 gene encoding mediator of RNA polymerase II transcription subunit 16 isoform X3, which yields MSGARILQLLRSGSQELLLRLSARSSGSTKSTFEEKFLSQQPHAPAGWPNFLCVCSVFSSGSVQLHWSQWPPNQSGAPSKWFCTSKGLLGAGPSGIMAADAIVTDSGALHVAGVPIVNPSTVVVWEVTPGPGNGFQVIPKTSVNNEVPPSLNPPSWDGFAPLAAYLFSWQEYLLLEAKQGVKKTEQDYSDMVILHCSPVSNFSAYVSPEAAAQSAATTTWGSGVTAVAFDPTRGGSVISVVIVEGQYMSPYDPDEGPSVTGWRVQRWESSVENVVIHQIFGNPSSNFGGQAPKQTVWVSKVNKCIPAPSEFKCPGGVAIPPIRGGTLESGVEKRVSFDPFDLPSDIRTLARIVYSAHGGEIAVSFLQGGVHVFSGANFAVVDSYQINVGSAIAAPAFSSTSCCSASVWHDGSKDCTILKIIRVLPPVPSSQAKANSAMWERAIAERFWWSLLVGVDWWDAVGCTQSAAEDGIVSLNSVIAVLDADFHSLPSTQHRQQYGPSLDRIKCRLLEGTSAQEVRAMVLDMQARLLLDMLGKGIESALINPSALVQEPWQASGETLSSIDADAMAVDPALVLSIQAYVDAVLDLASHFITRLRRYASFCRTLASHAATSGTGGSRNLVTSPTQSTSAPATTQAPQGGTTSSTGSTQMQAWVQGAIAKISSTNDTVPSAAPNPITGPSTFMPISINTGTFPGTPAVRLIGDCHFLHRLCQLLLFCFFFRRTQLPRFIGAAQRNNDSSVQKPQIGMLSKSEETNSITAKPASAAIRSEETQPRTGQVGNGAKAPEEGPTSRSRLGSGNAGQGYTFEEVKVLFLILMDLCRRTSGLQHQLPLSQVGSSNIQVRLHYIDGNYTVLPEVVEASLGPHMQNMPRPRGADAAGLLLRELELHPPAEEWHKRNMFGGPWSDRVGTSLSDEGTKYKSSVNLADPSSSDNVDAYNGTHTLWPRKRRMSERDAAFGLNTSVGLGAYYGIMGSRRDVVTAVWKTGLEGTWYKCIRCLRQTCAFASPGSATPSNQNEKETWWISRWSYGCPMCGGTWVRVV from the exons ATGAGTGGCGCCAGGATATTGCAGTTGTTACGAAGTGGCTCTCAGGAGCTTCTCCT GAGGCTCTCAGCTAGATCCAGTGGTTCCACAAAGTCTACATTTGAGGAGAAATTCCTTTCGCAGCAACCACATGCTCCAG CTGGTTGGCCAAATTTTCTTTGTGTTTGCTCTGTTTTCTCTTCGGGCTCTGTTCAGCTACATTGGTCCCAATGGCCACCCAATCAGAGTGGTGCTCCTTCCAAGTGGTTTTGCACCAGTAAAGGGCTTTTGGGAGCTGGACCTAGTGGAATCATGGCTGCTGATGCTATTGTTACAGACTCTGGAGCATTGCATGTGGCTGGTGTTCCCATAGTAAACCCGTCAACTGTTGTTGTATGGGAAGTTACACCCGGCCCTGGAAATGGTTTCCAAGTCATCCCAAAAACAAGCGTGAACAATGAAGTCCCCCCCTCACTTAATCCTCCTTCTTGGGATGGTTTTGCACCACTGGCTGCATATCTGTTTAGCTGGCAGGAATATTTGTTATTAGAAGCAAAACAAGGCGTGAAAAAGACAGAACAGGATTACAGTGATATGGTAATACTTCATTGTTCTCCCGTTTCCAACTTCTCAGCATATGTAAGTCCTGAGGCTGCTGCTCAATCGGCAGCTACAACAACTTGGGGTTCTGGTGTCACTGCTGTTGCCTTTGATCCAACACGTGGTGGTTCCGTAATCTCTGTTGTGATAGTTGAAG GACAGTACATGTCCCCCTACGACCCTGATGAAGGTCCTTCAGTCACTGGCTGGAGAGTTCAACGTTGGGAATCATCTGTTGAGAATGTTGTGATCCATCAGATATTTGGGAATCCTAGCTCCAATTTTGGTGGCCAGGCACCTAAGCAAACAGTTTGGGTGAGTAAAGTGAATAAATGCATTCCAGCACCTAGTGAATTTAAATGTCCCGGAGGAGTGGCCATACCACCAATCCGTGGTGGAACTCTTGAATCTGGTGTTGAGAAAAGAGTCAGTTTTGATCCTTTTGATCTGCCTAGTGATATAAGAACACTTGCTCGGATAGTGTACTCTGCTCATGGCGGTGAGATTGCTGTTTCTTTTCTTCAAGGTGGGGTTCATGTTTTCTCTGGTGCAAACTTCGCAGTTGTTGATAGCTACCAGATTAATGTTGGCTCTGCCATTGCTGCTCCTGCATTCTCTTCTACCAGTTGCTGTTCAGCATCTGTTTGGCATGATGGTAGCAAGGATTGTACTATATTGAAAATTATACGGGTCCTTCCTCCTGTTCCTAGTAGTCAAGCAAAAGCAAACTCTGCAATGTGGGAGCGAGCTATTGCTGAGAG GTTTTGGTGGAGTCTTTTGGTCGGAGTTGATTGGTGGGATGCAGTTGGCTGTACACAAAGTGCTGCAGAGGATGGCATTG TATCGCTGAACAGTGTCATTGCTGTACTGGATGCTGATTTCCACTCCCTTCCTTCAACTCAACACAGGCAGCAGTATGGACCT AGTTTGGACAGAATAAAGTGTAGGCTGCTTGAAGGTACGAGTGCTCAAGAGGTTAGAGCCATGGTCCTTGACATGCAAGCAAGGTTGTTGCTGGACATGCTCGGTAAAGGAATTGAATCAGCTTTAATAAATCCTTCAGCTTTAGTGCAAGAACCTTGGCAAGCATCTGGTGAGACATTATCTAGTATTGATGCTGACGCAATGGCTGTTGATCCAGCACTTGTTCTCAGTATTCAG GCTTATGTTGATGCGGTCCTTGATCTGGCTTCACACTTCATTACACGTTTGCGACGTTACGCAAGCTTCTGTCGTACACTGGCAAGTCATGCTGCTACCTCAGGTACAGGAGGAAGTCGTAATTTGGTGACAAGCCCTACCCAAAGTACTTCTGCTCCTGCAACAACTCAGG CTCCACAAGGTGGAACCACAAGCTCCACAGGTAGTACTCAGATGCAAGCCTGGGTACAAGGCGCTATTGCAAAGATCAGTAGTACGAATGATACTGTTCCAAGCGCAGCTCCAAACCCCATAACTGGCCCTTCAACCTTTATGCCGATAAGTATCAATACGGGAACATTTCCAGGAACTCCAGCTGTCAGGCTCATTGGAGACTGCCATTTCCTTCACCGATTATGCCAACTTCTgctattttgttttttctttcgaCGAACACAACTTCCCCGCTTTATTGGAGCTGCGCAAAGAAATAACGATTCATCGGTCCAAAAGCCTCAGATTGGTATGTTGAGCAAATCAGAAGAAACCAACTCAATAACTGCAAAACCTGCATCAGCTGCTATCAGATCGGAAGAAACACAGCCAAGAACTGGACAGGTAGGAAATGGTGCGAAGGCACCTGAAGAAGGTCCGACTAGccggtcaagattaggttccggTAATGCTGGTCAAGGATATACATTTGAGGAG GTAAAAGTCCTTTTTCTTATTCTTATGGATCTCTGTCGAAGGACATCAGGGTTGCAACATCAACTGCCTCTTTCACAGGTTGGGAGCAGCAACATCCAGGTCCGCCTTCACTACATTGATGGAAACTATACAGTTTTACCAGAGGTTGTTGAAGCATCACTTGGCCCTCATATGCAG AATATGCCCCGGCCTAGAGGTGCAGATGCTGCAGGTCTTCTTCTTCGTGAGTTGGAACTCCATCCTCCGGCTGAAGAATGGCACAAGAGGAATATGTTTGGAGGACCCTGGTCAGACCGAGTTGGTACGAGTCTATCAGATGAGGGTACTAAATATAAGAGCTCAGTGAATTTGGCTGACCCAAGTTCATCTGATAATGTTGATGCTTACAATGGAACTCACACCCTGTGGCCAAGAAAGCGTAGGATGTCCGAACGAGATGCAGCTTTTGGATTGAATACCTCCGTGGGCCTGGGCGCCTACTACGGTATCATGGGATCCCGAAGAGATGTTGTAACAGCCGTCTGGAAAACAGGGCTTGAAGGAACTTGGTACAAG TGCATAAGATGCTTGCGGCAAACGTGTGCTTTTGCTTCACCTGGTTCTGCTACTCCCTCCAATCAGAACGAGAAAGAAACATGGTGGATCAGCCGCTGGTCGTATGGGTGCC